The genomic interval ATGTCGACGGCTATCTGCGCCCGTTCCTCGATCGCGCGCCCGGCCCCACCCGCAGGCAGGACAAGGAGCCGGTTTTCGCCAGGAATGGGGCGGCGATCTACCTCACCCGCACCGAACGCTTGGGCGAGTATATTTTCGGCGGGCGGCTGCTTGGCTTTCCCATGGCCGCGGACGAATCCATCGACATAGACAACGAAGCCGATCTTGTGGAAGCGGAACGGCTGCTTGCCGCGAGACGCGCCCGCGGGTGATGGGCATTACCAATTTGTTCGGGCGCGCCCGGCGGCGCGCCATCCTCGAACTGGATGGATTGCGATGGCGGCGCGCGGTCGCTCCTCTGCGTTCGGCTGCCCGGGGCGGCGCGCAGGGGCGGCTTCTGATCTGCGACCTGATGACGATGATCGCGACGGCGAAGGCCGAAGCCCTCATTGCGGGGGTGATGCGGCTCGACGGTATCGCCCCGGTCGTGCTGCTGCACCGCCGCGACCCGGTCATCGAGAGGATCTATCGTGCCGCCTCGCCGGACGTGCAATTCGCCTATTTCGATGACTATCTGCGCGACGTTCCGCAGGACGAAGCGAGAAGGGAGGCCGAGCAGCTGGTTGCCGGTTTCAAGACGATGGAATCGCTTATCGGCTATGAGCGCGACGGTGTGCGGACGGGGCGCAACGCGCTATCGACGGCGGTGCGCAAGCTGCGGATCGGACGGCTGGATATGGGCAACCCAGATCACCGCAATCACGCCATCGAAGGACTGGCGAAATCGATTCGCGCCGCGCGTGCCGCGCAGACGGCGGTCGCCGGGATCCAGCCGGATCACGCGCTCTTTAACGAAAGGGGCTATACGCCGGCTGGCGAGGTATTCGACGCCTGCCTGCTTGCCGGCGTCGACGCCATTCAATGGTTCGGGGCGCCCAGTTCGGACAGCCTCATGTACAAGCGGTACGACCTGACGAACCGGGGCGATCATCCGATGTCGATCTCGCCGGCCACGTGGGCGGCGCTGAAAAGCGAGCCATGGTCCGACGAAATGAATGACGTGGTCATTGCGCGCATTGCGGAAAATTACAAGAGCGGCGCATGGTACAACCGCCAGCAGCTTCAGGAAGGAAAGGTGCTTCTCGACGCGGCGGGCGTGCGGGATGCGCTCGGGCTTGATCCCTTGCGCAAGACGGCGGTGATCTTCGCCCACATCCTTTATGACGCAACGTTCTTTTACGGGGAAAGTCTTTATCCAGACTACGAAACCTGGCTCATCGAAACCGTCCGTCATGCCGCCGCCAATCCAAACCTGAATTGGATCGTCAAGGTTCATCCGGTGAACGTCTGGCGCTCGAAGATGGACGGGGTCGGGATGGAGCAACTGGAGGCGCGGGCCCTGAAACAGGCGTTTGGCGAATTGCCGGATCACATTCGGATCATGCCCGCCGATACGAACATCAACACGTATGCGCTGTTCGGCGCCATTGACTACGGGCTGACGGTGCGCGGCACCATCGGCATGGAACTTCCTTGCTTTGGGATTCCCGTGGTGACGGCGGGGACAGGGCGGTATTCCGGCCGCGGCGTCACGATCGATCCTCGGTCTCCCGAAGAATACGCCGCAACCCTCGCGCGACTTCACAAGGTGCCGAGGTTGAATGACGAGGTGGTGCGGCTTGCACGCATTCACTACCACGCGGCGATGACCCGGCGGCCCATAGCGATGGAATCGTTTGTGCTCGATTTCCATGCCAATACCAAAGGGCTGCCCGAATTGAGGCAGAATACCTATGTGCGGACCCGGCCGGGAAGCGCCTGGAAGGCGAGTGCCGATCTCGGCGCTCTCGCGGACTGGGTAAGATCGCGCAGGGGGTACGAATTGCTGCGTGCACCCGTCTCCAAAGGTTCGGCAGGGGACCGGTCTGCACATCGGAGCGGCCAACCTTAGGCCAAAGCGCAGCATGAAGACATTGTACGCAACCATCCTGGATGCCAATTTTATTGTTCGGGCGCTGGCGCTTCGGCAATCCTTGATGCCGCACATCAAGAATAAAACCTTCGTCTTCTTTTGTATCGACGATGTGGCGGCCGATACGCTGGAAGCGCTGAACCTGAAAAACAGCAAAATTCTTCGGCCAAGCCAATTCGAGACGGCCGATCTTCTGCGCGTGCGCGGCGGACGGAAGGCGAACGAGTACTGCTGGACCATCAAGCCCGCGGCCCTGTTGCAAGCCATGGACTCGGACAGCAGCCTGGATTGGGTCGTGTATGTGGACGCCGATACGATGGCGTTTGCTGACCCCGACGAGGCTCTTGCCGAGGCGCAGGAAATGGGCGCTTCGGCTCTGCTGACCCCGCATGGCTTCCACGGCGCCGAATTCTCCGGTCTCGAGCAGGTGGTGGGGCGATTCAACGCCGGCTACGCGGCGTTTCGGTGCGTGCGGGAGGGGCGCGAAATCCTCCGCTGGTGGCTGGATCGGTGCCTTGAAAAGTGCTCCTGCATTCCCGATGAACATGCGTACGGCGACCAGAAGTATCTCAACACCATGGCGACGCGGTTTCCTGGGGTTCTGGCCTCGCCGCACCCCGGATTGAACCTGGCGCCTTGGAATCTTCGTGGTCACGCAATCACGCCGGGGGCATGGCCGCAAGTCGACGGGCGCAAGCTTCTCCTTTACCATTTCCAGGGGTTCAAGATTTTTGGCAGAAAGCTGTTCAACCTGTACGACGGCGACTACACGATTCCCGGTCATGTGCGGCGTCTGATTTATCGTCCCTACGTCGCGGAAATTCGTCGCCAGATTAGGTGCTTGCGCGAGGTCAGCTTGGACGCGAGCCTTGGCCGGGAGCGGGATATCGGGCGGCCGATGCGGTTAAGGAATCTTGGGCGGCGCGTGTTGTTCCGGCAGGGAAACATGCATCTTTCTTTCAAAACTGCTGCAAAATAGGTTTGCGGGCGTGAAAGTACTCGTGGTGGGCGCGAACAGTTTCATCGCACGGCATTTCGCCGACGCGGCGAGGGGCCGCATGCAGATAGTCACGCAGTCTCACGGGGAATTTTCTTCCGGCACGGACATCCGTGGATGCGACGTCGTTGTCAACTTCGCCATTGACCCGGCATTGTTTACGTTACCCTATCGCCCGCAAATCGATATGGATCTCCTGGCGGCTCGCCGGGCCGCTGCGGAGAACGCGCACTTTGTGATGATAAGCTCGCGTAAGGTTTATGGGTTAGGGGCGCCTATGCCGGTGGCCGAAGGTCACGCGCTTGCGCCGAGCGAGGAATATGGGCGCAGTAAGGCGCGTGCGGAAACCGAAGCAAGAAAGGCAACCGGCGGAAAACTGACGATTGTTCGCGGCGCGAACATTTTTGGATACGAACTTAATAGAAGGACCTTCTTTGGCAGGGCGTTGACCAGTCTGCGCGACGAGGGGCGCATAACCCTTGACGAGAGCCCGTTTGCCAGGCGCGATTTTGTAACGGTTGAATCTTTTGCGCGGACGCTTGCCGAGATCGTTTCGCGACGCGTGACCGGCACTTACAACGCCGGC from Pseudomonadota bacterium carries:
- a CDS encoding NAD(P)-dependent oxidoreductase; amino-acid sequence: MGGACCSGRETCIFLSKLLQNRFAGVKVLVVGANSFIARHFADAARGRMQIVTQSHGEFSSGTDIRGCDVVVNFAIDPALFTLPYRPQIDMDLLAARRAAAENAHFVMISSRKVYGLGAPMPVAEGHALAPSEEYGRSKARAETEARKATGGKLTIVRGANIFGYELNRRTFFGRALTSLRDEGRITLDESPFARRDFVTVESFARTLAEIVSRRVTGTYNAGSGRATPIGQLALWLIEGYGSGELRIARPKVRDEFLLDNSKLERELGKPLCEQDLGSYCRSLGKRLINA